One stretch of Desulfobacterales bacterium DNA includes these proteins:
- a CDS encoding 3-oxoacyl-ACP synthase III, giving the protein MRYSKVYVDSFGYELPSNVVTSDDLEKRLEPLYNALHLKKGQLEALTGIYERRFWDPGCRMYEGAIKAGQKALENSRVAPEQIGMIIYGGVCRDNLEPATACAVADALKLGPNAQIYDVTNACLGVLNGMVQVANAIELGQIRAGMVVSCESSREIMDTTINRLLSNPDMDTFKQTVATLTGGSGAVAVVMCDKRLSEDGHQLLGGTARNASRFHRLCLWGPNTGMPTTIEHVMRTDSIGVLQNGVALGIDTFNAFKKHLALSDDKPDKIICHQVGATHQKTILDSLGIGTEKDFTTFSYLGNIGTVSLPITAAIADEREFLLPGDLVGFLGIGSGLNCLMLGLRW; this is encoded by the coding sequence ATGCGGTATTCTAAAGTATACGTTGATTCATTTGGTTACGAACTTCCTTCAAATGTGGTGACTTCCGATGATCTCGAGAAGCGGCTGGAGCCGCTGTATAACGCTCTGCACTTAAAAAAAGGTCAACTGGAGGCGTTAACCGGCATCTATGAGCGCCGTTTCTGGGATCCGGGTTGCCGGATGTATGAAGGCGCCATCAAGGCCGGTCAGAAGGCGCTGGAAAACAGCCGGGTGGCTCCTGAACAGATCGGAATGATCATTTATGGCGGGGTCTGCAGAGACAATCTCGAACCAGCGACGGCATGTGCCGTGGCAGACGCCCTGAAACTGGGTCCGAATGCTCAGATCTATGATGTGACCAATGCCTGTCTGGGGGTTCTCAACGGAATGGTCCAGGTGGCCAACGCCATTGAGCTGGGCCAGATCCGGGCCGGGATGGTGGTCTCCTGCGAATCTTCCCGCGAAATCATGGACACGACCATCAACCGGCTCCTGTCCAATCCGGATATGGACACCTTCAAGCAGACCGTGGCCACCCTGACCGGTGGCTCCGGGGCCGTAGCTGTGGTGATGTGCGACAAAAGGCTGTCCGAGGACGGTCATCAGCTGCTGGGCGGCACCGCCAGGAATGCCTCCCGATTTCACCGGCTGTGTCTGTGGGGACCTAATACCGGCATGCCGACAACCATAGAGCATGTCATGCGTACCGATTCGATCGGCGTACTGCAAAACGGCGTGGCCCTCGGCATTGACACATTCAACGCCTTTAAAAAACACCTGGCCCTGTCCGATGACAAACCGGACAAGATCATATGCCATCAGGTCGGGGCCACGCATCAGAAAACCATACTGGATTCTCTCGGCATCGGTACGGAAAAGGATTTTACCACATTTTCTTATCTGGGCAATATCGGTACGGTTTCACTTCCCATTACAGCGGCTATTGCCGATGAACGCGAATTTCTTCTGCCCGGCGATCTGGTGGGATTTCTTGGAATCGGCAGTGGACTCAACTGCCTCATGCTGGGTTTAAGGTGGTAA
- a CDS encoding alpha/beta fold hydrolase, translated as MTLFKNRLKIRPVDTSGFCHLYPFKSRYMKINGLNCHYLDEGSGDPVVMVHGNPTWSFYFRRLISDLSPDCRCIVPDHIGCGLSDKPDTSGYDYRLSSRIHDLETLLDHLGVNRRITLIVHDWGGMIGTAFAVKYPERISRMVILNTAAFFPPGDKPIPMRLRMLRNLPLPATVAVLGLNLFALSALFMATTRRLPRAVKSGLVAPYNCWKNRIATLKFVQDIPLTEHDPGYDLVRHVSGHLDRLARIPKLICWGEKDFVFDMDYLAQWKRFFPDAEVCSFPDAGHYVLEDAPERVSSAVRNFLALHPI; from the coding sequence GTGACGTTATTTAAAAACAGATTAAAAATCAGGCCCGTCGATACCTCCGGATTTTGTCATCTGTATCCGTTTAAATCCAGATACATGAAGATCAACGGGCTCAACTGCCATTACCTGGATGAAGGCAGCGGTGACCCGGTGGTAATGGTACACGGCAACCCGACCTGGTCATTTTATTTCAGAAGGCTCATCAGCGACCTGTCGCCAGACTGCCGCTGCATTGTGCCGGATCATATCGGATGCGGGCTGTCGGACAAACCCGATACCAGCGGTTATGATTACCGCCTGAGCAGCCGGATCCATGATCTCGAAACGCTGCTGGATCATCTTGGGGTCAACCGCCGCATCACATTGATTGTCCATGACTGGGGCGGAATGATTGGTACGGCCTTTGCCGTAAAGTATCCGGAACGGATCAGCCGGATGGTGATACTGAACACCGCGGCCTTTTTCCCCCCCGGAGACAAGCCCATTCCCATGAGACTGCGGATGCTTCGAAATCTTCCCCTGCCCGCCACAGTGGCAGTTCTCGGCTTAAACCTGTTTGCCTTAAGCGCCCTGTTCATGGCCACAACCCGACGGCTTCCAAGAGCGGTCAAATCCGGCCTTGTTGCTCCGTACAACTGCTGGAAGAATCGAATAGCCACGTTGAAATTCGTTCAGGATATTCCTCTGACAGAACATGACCCGGGTTACGATCTTGTCCGTCATGTCAGCGGCCATCTGGATCGGCTGGCCCGCATCCCGAAGCTGATCTGCTGGGGAGAAAAGGATTTCGTGTTTGACATGGATTATCTGGCGCAGTGGAAGCGCTTTTTCCCGGATGCCGAGGTATGCAGTTTTCCGGATGCCGGACATTATGTACTGGAAGATGCGCCTGAAAGGGTCAGCTCAGCGGTCAGAAATTTTCTGGCTCTCCACCCGATCTGA